The DNA segment AATTCCTACCAATAGGTTTTGACCACTGTTCGCGCCAATTTGAAGTGATAAGGATTTAGAAGCATCAGTCTGAGCTGCTTCTGCCTTATTAAAGGTAATAGTCACACTTTCACCAACGCCCATATCTGTCAAACCGCCAATTGAAACCGTATCACCTGTTCCAGTAATCGCAGCAGCTGCTTCAGTGTCAACATCCAACGCGAATCCTGTTCCAGCTGGGTCATCCACAACAAACTGTGTTTCTCCTGCCTCATTATTTACACGAGTGATTGTAATAGTACCTGAGGTATCTATTAAATCTGTATCTGTAGTACCTACTGTTATATCGGCTCTTGTATTACTTTGGATATCATAAGAACCTGTTTTGGCAGCTGATAGCCCTTCCTTATCACCGTTCAAGAGTTTTTGTGTATTAAATTCTGTAGTATTGCCAATTCTATCTATTTCAGAAGCTAATTGATCAACTTCTTTTTGTAGTTCTTTTCTATCCGCTTCAGTATTAGTATCACTAGAAGATTGTACAGCTAATTCACGCATACGTTGCAGTATACTATGTGTTTCATTCAGTGCGCCCTCAGCAGTTTGTATTAAACTTACGCCGTCTTGAGCATTCTTAGAAGCCATGTCTAAACCACGAATCTGCCCACGCATTTTTTCAGAAATTGCTAGACCTGCTGCATCATCAGAAGCATTGTTGATACGTAAACCTGAAGATAGTTTTTCCATTGATCCAGACATAGCATTGTTAGCTTGCCCTAACTGACGATACGTGTTAAGTGCCGCGATGTTGTGATTAATTCTCATTTTAATAATTCCTCCTTGAATAGGTCATCCCACGTCCTTGTGAGGTGCTGTTTTGTTTACAAAACAAAAGCCGGCCGACTTTGTAATGTGCTACATTACTTATATCGGACGACTTCCATAGGAGTTTAATCATTTTTTGAACTTTTTAACAGATCCAACAAATTCTCAGAGAACGTAGCCGCTTCCGTATTTTCACTCTGAATCGCAGCATAAACTTCCTGCCTATGTATCTCCACATGCTTCGGTGCATCAATACCCAGCTTCACTTGCCCGCCTTCAACGGAAACAACTTTCAACTCAATATCGTCACCAATGCGAATCGACTCCCCAGCCTTGCGATTAAGGACGAGCATGCTGTTCACCGCCTTCTTCGTGACCAAGAGAATGTCTAGTTTGATAGACTTCATCCACTAGAATCAACTGCTTTGCTTTTCCATTATTCACGTTAACAATAATAGGAGCCTGCAGGTTGATGGTAGATTCTTTAAATGGCTCCCTCAAAGTTACAACACTATAAACCACCACATCATCTGGCTTTCCAATCCCTAAATCAAGTTGCATTTGTTCGCCCAATTCAAATTCATACGCTTTATAAAATAAGTAAGGGCTCACAACAATCAAGGAAACACTCGGCTCCTCACAAGACTGCAGAGCATAGTAGACCCCAGTTTCATCAACAGGCAACAGCACAAATGAACGATAGCCCTCAAATCCCGGCAATCCTTGTTCAAAACGAATCTTTTCGTTCTCCTCTACCTCAACAATACCAAAATATTTCGTTTCAATCTTCATTTTTCATCCATCCTTTGTATTACACTTTCCAATCAATTTGAATGTCACCGTATTGTTTCATATAAATATCAACATTTCCCGACTGATAAGAAATTTCAGGTTCCCGGGGTTGCGCCTTAATAATGGGATCTTGAGGGTCAACGGAAATCTCAGCTTCACCTGGCACATAGTTAAAATCAACTAAATCATAAACTGGCCGCCCCCCAGGCTGCATCGTAAATTCAAACCCGGCATTCTGCTTCGCATGAGCCGCAATTGGATTACCACCGTCCTCGATCCGCATCAATTCATCCCCTTCACGAGAAACACGGGCAATGCCCTCTAACCAAATCTGTCTTGCTTCCCCAACTAACTCTTCCGTCCGTACAAGCACATTTTTCAAATCTAGGTTATGCCAGGCCTTCGTTTGATCAATCGTTAGTTTCCCTGGACGTTGGCGAATGGTCATGTCCGCTTTCGGCTGCTGGATCGACTGTTCGACTTTATGCTGACGAATCGTTTGTTTTCCTGTTTGAACATTTATTCCAATTCTAGCCTCTGTTGTGTGAATTTGAACCTTAGATATGGACATCCGCATCCCTCCTTATAAGGAAGTTCGATTAAAGTCGGCAAGTCCTGTCCTGTGCCAACACCGAACGTCTCCACTCTATAAAACGAGGCTGCCCCCTGAAGAGACAGCCCTATCTTAGAAAGTCCATCAACGTAGGCTGAATAATCCGTGATCCTACTCCAAGCGCCGCCCGATGAATACTTTCTTGCGTTTTTAAGTTCGTAATTACTTTTTCAATATCGGCATCTTCATTGTCTGACATCATCTTCGTTGCGCTAACTTCCTGTGCATGAATCCGATCTTCAATCAGGTCGACACGATTCATCCGTGCACCTAAATCAGCTCGCTCATTAATAATGTCATTGATATGCTTATCAAACGTTTCCAGGTAATCACCGAGCTCTTCATCACTACTATCACCTTCCAACGCATTGGCAAACGCTTCAATGTCATCAAAAAGTTCCTGTTCAAAAACAGGCTCAGGATCAACATTCACCTGTATTTTCACCCCGGCTGAGACTTCAATTTTAACAGGCGTCGCCTCACTATCAACCGTAAAATCTTCCATATTCACAGGAGCTTCCGTCGTGTTCGCTCCGTTAAAAATATACTTGTCATTGACCTTCGTATTGGCGATCGTGCCTAAATGCTCCTTCAACTGCCGAATCTCTTTGGCAATATTTTCACGCTGACCATCTTCATATGTACCATTACTCGCCTGGACGGTGAGCTCACGAATCCGCTGCATCGCTTTTGTTGCTTTATCCAATGCTGCGTCACTACTGTCCATCCAGTTATGCACTGTCCCAATATTGCGCTTATACTGCTGCACCTCTGT comes from the Halobacillus shinanisalinarum genome and includes:
- a CDS encoding flagellin N-terminal helical domain-containing protein, which produces MRINHNIAALNTYRQLGQANNAMSGSMEKLSSGLRINNASDDAAGLAISEKMRGQIRGLDMASKNAQDGVSLIQTAEGALNETHSILQRMRELAVQSSSDTNTEADRKELQKEVDQLASEIDRIGNTTEFNTQKLLNGDKEGLSAAKTGSYDIQSNTRADITVGTTDTDLIDTSGTITITRVNNEAGETQFVVDDPAGTGFALDVDTEAAAAITGTGDTVSIGGLTDMGVGESVTITFNKAEAAQTDASKSLSLQIGANSGQNLLVGIEDMRSEALGLRDANGTAIDITSSGKASTAITTINNAIETVSGERSKLGSYQNRLEHTINNLGTSSENLTAAESRIRDVDYALAV
- the csrA gene encoding carbon storage regulator CsrA: MLVLNRKAGESIRIGDDIELKVVSVEGGQVKLGIDAPKHVEIHRQEVYAAIQSENTEAATFSENLLDLLKSSKND
- the fliW gene encoding flagellar assembly protein FliW, yielding MKIETKYFGIVEVEENEKIRFEQGLPGFEGYRSFVLLPVDETGVYYALQSCEEPSVSLIVVSPYLFYKAYEFELGEQMQLDLGIGKPDDVVVYSVVTLREPFKESTINLQAPIIVNVNNGKAKQLILVDEVYQTRHSLGHEEGGEQHARP
- a CDS encoding DUF6470 family protein gives rise to the protein MSISKVQIHTTEARIGINVQTGKQTIRQHKVEQSIQQPKADMTIRQRPGKLTIDQTKAWHNLDLKNVLVRTEELVGEARQIWLEGIARVSREGDELMRIEDGGNPIAAHAKQNAGFEFTMQPGGRPVYDLVDFNYVPGEAEISVDPQDPIIKAQPREPEISYQSGNVDIYMKQYGDIQIDWKV
- the flgL gene encoding flagellar hook-associated protein FlgL: MRVTQGMLTNNMLRNLSNSYSQLGKYQEQLYTGKKISQPSDDPVVAMKGINYRSQLTEVQQYKRNIGTVHNWMDSSDAALDKATKAMQRIRELTVQASNGTYEDGQRENIAKEIRQLKEHLGTIANTKVNDKYIFNGANTTEAPVNMEDFTVDSEATPVKIEVSAGVKIQVNVDPEPVFEQELFDDIEAFANALEGDSSDEELGDYLETFDKHINDIINERADLGARMNRVDLIEDRIHAQEVSATKMMSDNEDADIEKVITNLKTQESIHRAALGVGSRIIQPTLMDFLR